A genome region from Hevea brasiliensis isolate MT/VB/25A 57/8 chromosome 7, ASM3005281v1, whole genome shotgun sequence includes the following:
- the LOC110655663 gene encoding ABC transporter C family member 5 isoform X2, protein MGITFLLNNIVTQSTHPVLKAIRGLPVLELASICINLTLFLVFLFIISARQIFVCVGRIRLLKDDTAVASSSPIRRSTVDGDIRVVTIGTGFKLVLFCCFYVLFLQFLVLGFDGVSLIREAVNGKVVDWSIIAFPAAQGLAWFVLSFSALHCKFKASEKFPLLLRVWWFFSFFMCLCTLYVDGKSFLIEGVKHLSSHVLVNFATTPALAFLCFVAIRGITGIQVCRNSDLQEPLLLEEESGCLKVTPYSNAGLFSLATLSWLNPLLSIGAKRPLELKDIPLLAPKDRAKSNYKVLNLNWEKLKAENPSKQPSLAWAILNSFWKEAACNAIFALVNTLVSYVGPYMISYFVEYLGGKETFPHEGYILAGIFFSAKLVETLTTRQWYLGVDILGMHVRSALTAMVYCKGLRLSSLAKQSHTSGEIVNYMAVDIQRVGDYSWYLHDIWMLPLQIILALAILYKNVGIASIATLISTIISIIVTVPLAKIQEDYQDKLMAAKDDRMRKTSECLRNMRILKLQAWEDRYRVKLEEMRDVEFRWLRKALYSQAFITFIFWSSPIFVAAVTFGTSILLGGQLTAGGVLSALATFRILQEPLRNFPDLVSMMAQTKVSLDRISGFLQEEELQADATLVLPRGMTNMAIEVNDGEFCWDPSSSSRTTLSGIHVKVQRGMRVAVCGMVGSGKSSFLSCILGEIPKISGEVRICGTAAYVSQSAWIQSGNIEENILFGSPMDKAKYKNAIHACTLKKDLELFSHGDQTIIGDRGINLSGGQKQRVQLARALYQDADIYLLDDPFSAVDAHTGSELFKEYILTALATKTVIFVTHQVEFLPAADLILVLKEGRIIQAGKYDDLLQAGTDFRTLVSAHHEAIVAMDIPSHSSDDSDESLSLDGSVIFHKKCDGTGSNVDILAKEVQENASPSDQKAIKEKKKAKRSRKKQLVQEEERVRGRVSMKVYLSYMAAAYKGLLIPLIILAQAFFQFLQIASNWWMAWANPQTEGGQSRVSPMVLLGVYMALAFGSSWFIFVRAVLVATFGLAAAQKLFLKMLRSVFRAPMSFFDSTPAGRVLNRVSIDQSVVDLDIPFRLGGFASTTIQLLGIVGVMTKVTWQVLLLVVPMAVACLWMQKYYMASSRELVRIVSIQKSPIIHLFGESIAGAATIRGFGQEKRFMKRNLYLLDCFARPFFCSLAAIEWLCLRMELLSTFVFAFCMILLVSFPHGSIDPSMAGLAVTYGLNLNARLSRWILSFCKLENKIISIERIYQYSQIPSEAPSVIEGFRPPSSWPENGTIDLIDLKVRYAENLPTVLHGITCTFPGGKKIGIVGRTGSGKSTLIQALFRLIEPAEGRIIIDNIVISMIGLHDLRSRLSIIPQDPTLFEGTIRGNLDPLEEHSDQEIWQALDKSQLGEIVRRKDQKLDTPVLENGDNWSVGQRQLVSLGRALLKQARILVLDEATASVDTATDNLIQKIIRTEFKDCTVCTIAHRIPTVIDSDLVLVE, encoded by the exons ATGGGTATCACCTTTTTGCTTAATAACATCGTCACGCAATCGACACACCCCGTTTTGAAGGCAATTCGGGGCCTGCCCGTATTGGAGCTAGCCTCAATTTGCATCAATTTGACGCTTTTCCTTGTCTTTCTCTTCATAATATCTGCAAGGCAAATATTTGTGTGTGTTGGTAGAATTAGATTGCTTAAGGATGATACAGCAGTTGCCAGTTCAAGCCCAATTAGACGAAGTACTGTTGATGGAGATATTCGAGTTGTTACGATCGGTACCGGGTTTAAGTTGGTCCTATTTTGTTGTTTCTATGTTTTGTTTTTGCAATTTTTAGTGTTGGGGTTTGATGGGGTTTCTTTGATTAGAGAGGCTGTTAATGGGAAAGTTGTGGATTGGTCTATAATTGCTTTCCCTGCTGCACAAGGTCTAGCTTGGTTTGTGTTGAGCTTTTCAGCTCTTCATTGCAAATTTAAGGCGTCTGAGAAATTCCCACTGTTGTTGAGGGTTTGGTGGTTTTTCTCATTTTTTATGTGTTTGTGTACTTTGTATGTGGATGGGAAGAGTTTTCTGATTGAAGGTGTGAAGCATTTGAGTTCTCATGTTTTGGTGAATTTTGCTACAACTCCAGCTCTTGCTTTTCTATGTTTTGTAGCAATTAGAGGCATTACTGGAATACAAGTTTGTAGGAATTCTGATCTTCAAGAGCCACTGCTTCTTGAAGAAGAATCAGGGTGTCTCAAGGTTACTCCTTATAGTAATGCTGGATTGTTTAGCTTGGCTACTCTTTCATGGTTAAACCCACTTCTGTCTATTGGTGCAAAGAGGCCGCTTGAGCTCAAGGACATTCCTCTTCTTGCTCCAAAAGATCGAGCTAAGTCCAATTATAAGGTTTTGAAtttgaattgggagaaattgaAGGCAGAAAATCCTTCAAAGCAGCCTTCTTTAGCTTGGGCAATTCTCAATTCATTCTGGAAGGAAGCGGCTTGCAATGCCATATTTGCCTTGGTAAATACACTTGTTTCATATGTGGGTCCGTATATGATTAGCTACTTTGTTGAGTATTTAGGGGGGAAGGAGACTTTCCCTCATGAAGGATATATTCTTGCTGGGATATTCTTCTCGGCAAAGCTTGTGGAGACCTTAACAACCCGGCAATGGTATCTTGGTGTTGATATTTTGGGTATGCATGTGAGGTCGGCTCTGACAGCAATGGTGTACTGTAAGGGACTCAGGCTCTCAAGCTTGGCCAAGCAAAGTCACACTAGTGGAGAAATTGTTAATTACATGGCAGTTGATATCCAGAGAGTGGGGGACTACTCTTGGTATCTCCATGACATATGGATGCTTCCCTTGCAAATAATTCTTGCACTTGCAATTTTGTATAAGAATGTTGGAATTGCTTCTATTGCAACTTTAATTTCCACTATCATATCCATCATTGTTACTGTGCCCTTGGCTAAGATACAAGAAGATTATCAAGACAAATTAATGGCTGCAAAGGATGACAGGATGAGGAAAACTTCTGAGTGTCTGAGGAATATGAGGATTCTGAAGCTGCAAGCTTGGGAGGACAGGTATCGAGTGAAGTTGGAGGAGATGCGGGATGTGGAGTTCAGGTGGCTCCGTAAGGCCCTCTACTCACAAGCTTTTATTACATTCATTTTCTGGAGTTCTCCCATATTTGTTGCAGCTGTTACTTTTGGTACTTCAATATTGTTGGGTGGTCAGCTCACTGCTGGAGGTGTTCTTTCTGCTCTGGCCACCTTCAGAATCCTACAAGAACCACTTAGGAATTTCCCTGACTTGGTGTCAATGATGGCCCAGACAAAAGTTTCCCTTGATCGAATTTCTGGATTCCTACAGGAAGAAGAGTTGCAGGCAGATGCAACCCTTGTTTTGCCACGAGGTATGACAAACATGGCCATAGAAGTTAATGATGGTGAGTTCTGTTGggacccttcttcttcttcaaggaCCACTTTATCAGGCATTCATGTGAAGGTGCAGAGAGGGATGCGTGTAGCTGTTTGTGGCATGGTTGGCtcaggaaaatcaagctttctcTCTTGCATCCTGGGGGAGATTCCCAAAATCTCTGGTGAA GTAAGAATTTGTGGTACTGCTGCTTATGTTTCCCAGTCAGCATGGATACAATCTGgaaatattgaagaaaacattctTTTTGGCAGCCCAATGGATAAAGCAAAGTACAAAAATGCTATCCACGCCTGCACACTGAAAAAAGATTTGGAACTTTTTTCACATGGTGATCAGACCATCATTGGTGATAGAGGTATAAATTTGAGTGGTGGCCAGAAGCAACGGGTACAGCTTGCAAGGGCACTATATCAAGATGCAGATATTTATTTACTTGATGATCCCTTCAGTGCTGTTGATGCACACACTGGTTCTGAGTTGTTCAAG GAATACATATTAACAGCACTAGCAACTAAGACAGTCATTTTTGTAACCCATCAAGTTGAATTTTTGCCAGCGGCTGATCTAATACTG GTTCTCAAGGAAGGGCGCATTATACAGGCGGGGAAATATGATGATCTTCTACAAGCAGGAACTGATTTTAGAACTTTGGTCTCAGCTCACCATGAAGCAATTGTAGCTATGGATATCCCATCTCACTCATCTGATGATTCAGATGAGAGTTTGTCTTTGGATGGGTCTGTCatatttcataaaaaatgtgaTGGAACTGGAAGTAATGTTGACATTTTGGCAAAGGAAGTGCAAGAAAATGCATCACCATCAGATCAGAAAGCTattaaagagaaaaagaaagcAAAGCGCTCAAGGAAAAAGCAGCTTGTTCAGGAAGAGGAAAGGGTGAGAGGGAGAGTCAGTATGAAGGTTTACTTGTCATATATGGCTGCAGCATATAAGGGCTTATTAATTCCACTAATTATCCTTGCACAAGCATTTTTTCAATTTCTACAAATAGCTAGTAATTGGTGGATGGCTTGGGCAAATCCCCAAACTGAAGGAGGCCAATCTAGGGTGAGTCCTATGGTCCTTCTTGGTGTTTATATGGCCCTTGCTTTTGGGAGTTCTTGGTTTATATTTGTGAGGGCTGTTCTAGTTGCTACATTTGGCTTGGCAGCTGCACAGAAGTTGTTTTTGAAGATGCTTAGAAGTGTTTTTCGAGCACCAATGTCTTTCTTTGACTCTACTCCAGCTGGACGGGTCTTGAATCGT GTATCAATAGATCAAAGTGTCGTGGATCTTGATATTCCTTTTAGGCTTGGTGGGTTTGCTTCAACAACAATACAACTTCTTGGAATTGTTGGTGTAATGACCAAAGTTACTTGGCAAGTTTTGCTTCTTGTTGTTCCTATGGCTGTTGCTTGCTTATGGATGCAG AAATACTACATGGCTTCATCAAGGGAACTGGTCCGCATTGTTAGTATCCAGAAATCTCCTATCATCCATCTTTTTGGTGAGTCAATTGCTGGAGCAGCCACAATAAGAGGCTTTGGGCAAGAAAAAAGGTTCATGAAGAGAAATCTTTATCTTCTTGATTGCTTTGCTCGTCCATTCTTCTGCAGTCTTGCTGCTATTGAATGGCTGTGCCTACGCATGGAGTTGCTCTCAACCTTTGTATTTGCTTTCTGCATGATTTTACTTGTTAGCTTTCCTCATGGAAGTATTGATCCAA GCATGGCAGGCCTTGCAGTGACATATGGCCTTAATTTAAATGCACGCCTTTCGCGGTGGATTCTTAGCTTCTGTAAACTAGAAAACAAAATTATTTCCATAGAAAGGATTTATCAGTACAGCCAAATTCCAAGTGAAGCTCCATCTGTTATCGAGGGTTTCCGCCCTCCATCCTCATGGCCAGAGAATGGGACAATTGATCTGATTGATTTGAAG GTTCGTTATGCTGAGAATCTTCCTACGGTGCTTCATGGGATAACATGCACCTTTCCTGGTGGAAAGAAAATTGGAATAGTTGGGCGAACAGGAAGTGGTAAATCTACATTGATCCAAGCACTATTTCGATTAATTGAACCTGCTGAAGGAAGAATCATTATAGACAACATTGTTATTTCTATGATTGGCCTACATGATCTTCGTAGCCGTCTGAGTATCATACCCCAGGATCCAACTTTATTTGAAGGGACAATTAGGGGAAATCTTGATCCCCTTGAAGAGCATTCAGATCAGGAAATTTGGCAG GCTCTTGACAAGTCTCAGCTTGGGGAGATAGTCCGTAGGAAAGATCAAAAGCTTGATACACCAG TGCTAGAAAATGGGGATAATTGGAGTGTAGGGCAACGGCAACTGGTTTCCCTTGGCCGGGCTTTGCTCAAGCAGGCAAGAATACTCGTGCTAGATGAAGCAACAGCATCAGTTGATACAGCTACAGACAATCTTATTCAGAAGATTATTCGTACGGAGTTTAAGGATTGCACAGTTTGCACAATTGCACATCGCATTCCAACTGTTATCGACAGTGATCTTGTTTTG GTCGAGTAG